In Helicobacter bilis, a genomic segment contains:
- a CDS encoding S6 family peptidase — translation MLQKKKWIAVALAGYLGVMTSLKAQDIRNEHFFYRDFLDFGQNKGVFGAGAQNVILHSSKTPGVSVDFQSPIIDQSARSNNGNSTALGRNFAITATHVKQITDPNTLNGEGQLKWGNSYYGRPKEYSNNGLDVKFLRFNKYIVEGETELFDAKLPETNGGNKLSPEEEKKNLEALKKALEDYQNSDGTYYIFQAGQGRLSLRDGAHQDGEGFDKAGIFGGTGLRGGSFGAIKFDEIIYAQSKVTGAWGLKAAQRTDLTWYNGITPGDSGSAFYIYNQKEKKWQVFGVTSSADLLGAGYAGVAIATKADFEKFKKEHEQALDLGGNSWTYESNGFQNGRWTGKQNDKDIVFSGGGNLTAKENIRLADSGNIGGFVFKAKEGQSETIYKVTSGSANGNSQANGGIFGFDGAGLDIDEKVKVEWELGFVNGKTGVNDSLHKVGKGTLVIKTKYTQTPSENKYGYLRVGDGKVIFDTDSQAFNGVYLTSGRGTLELVKGKAQAFGAEYKPPKLDTDFQNHFELKQDTTENLGIYFGNGGGNLDLKGNTLTLNTISSNDAFANIINTETGDTNKSNIVIEGYGYGTDKNKTQEKADTIIHASFGQSTDSKKDNSSSNNNINLIYKGDDKPLTDENKAALIFDGNVNVKGLQVDDGKVVLQGHPTTHAYIREDIMVSLGSSSVKHNLLELVKKAEGSLLPSWMDLSRPSTLEQPDWDHRVFKIGKVDLKNSNLDIGREATLEADIKADNQSTINFGGNIKHYIDKKDGENTTGNGFEYQQQVEKKELSIESQKIANQTIHFKGSIEADGTKINSSIYDFNAKLDLKNKASLKADFLTLDREAHKTDAILKIDKDSTAEVKNLIFKGLKGNGNDNNIITGNNGGTNGNGKLSVTESLGFEKSTFNLDNLSSLGSFDKKTNYDLFVKDKSNITGTSTDITGNVGVMNESSLTLKSITLKDIQNGTKDIQDSNIKNSILVEGKNSKLEVSDKITSQNQDNTLIIVDGFKETTGGGTRDIVQGTRQEVIREATLKTTQGIELTGTTQRGLDTQCNGKSGVDCFADESMNGKISNIVLTTGGKIDSNLKATNLQLNVNVDKDSSFLGNGKKLESNNSSVALNFELGGKEQEFNIDAKGKSHITLTAHAKESLTKDSEAFGKALQDSQYKGAITASDGSKIDSNLSNITASVDLKGGASLNIAEGGILTLKDNFNSIKLDGENTALNANTIIADNLSSITFDIKDTAKFNVTNFVFKNGSVEAQKFYGENVWLQDSANVTLKGTDGIKHNLYIADNSTFKTDSNNALKIDKGGDTKIQTEIGSKLEIKKLEATSGSNVYIALDLEKVNENPLTKQVTQSTQKNFDIDAKGGSNVYVNSWDMNREGFGNNGNNTTSLTTDADSRIHFGILKHDMAKQNHITSPIQANLSISQSLTLEHVGKPTQNNKPISNMASNSANSRDITSENATNPTNQAYSESDPAKLAAQAGTNDDRFHALKLQGNTMGQDGVVQNDGKNLTLDNGTRIDVKLDESIKAPNGSGNGNGDFQLNKYYTLISAGSITDNRTDKRIYFEFAENNTPLYWVTIVEDGQVKVKFTKEDPSSYNELKNYINDDKLLEIVIQHNPKNDFVQMAGMANQHQELNSYLAGVNQNMNNMATNNGSAMSNKVLYANNEAINTRVMQVKVMQPTFSKYKLVMNTAQNTQANAEVASDTEPSAFDEIRMIIESIEEQRKKNNAWVNVGGGYFGQSGGNLVFYGTNLGYDRLFSFGSNDYLIGAMAGIGGSNYSLSGIKDTSLFYNVGFYVNTDIQEVHEVQSNMNFSYMDSNKTIESQNNMPSDSMRAGTFGWLWSSYYKYKFDFGTLGEFKQVLKPVGLINIGFNGIGAFSGTTYKQKAYNDFNLAIGAGVEYSIVKENAIYSAQVIAKQGVYSSGDQIFVSLSNAQNFMGYDLRNNTLGFQLNFTGYNKFDYDLSLQYGISSLFDIQGNFGVKGDVRLQYKF, via the coding sequence ATGTTGCAGAAGAAAAAGTGGATCGCAGTAGCCCTTGCTGGTTATTTAGGCGTGATGACTAGTCTAAAAGCACAAGACATTCGTAACGAGCATTTTTTCTATCGTGATTTTTTGGATTTTGGACAAAATAAAGGCGTATTCGGTGCAGGGGCACAAAATGTGATATTGCATTCAAGTAAAACACCGGGTGTGTCCGTTGATTTCCAATCACCTATAATCGATCAATCCGCACGCAGTAATAATGGAAACTCTACTGCACTAGGGCGGAATTTTGCCATTACCGCTACGCATGTGAAACAAATAACTGATCCAAATACACTAAATGGAGAGGGACAACTCAAATGGGGAAATAGCTACTATGGTAGACCTAAGGAATATAGCAATAATGGACTTGATGTAAAATTCTTGCGTTTTAATAAGTATATTGTAGAGGGTGAAACTGAGTTGTTTGATGCTAAACTGCCAGAAACAAATGGAGGCAATAAGCTATCACCTGAAGAAGAAAAAAAGAATCTAGAAGCCTTAAAAAAAGCATTAGAAGATTATCAAAATAGCGATGGCACATATTATATTTTTCAAGCAGGACAAGGGCGTTTAAGCCTTAGAGATGGTGCTCACCAAGATGGAGAAGGCTTTGATAAAGCTGGTATTTTCGGTGGCACAGGACTTCGTGGAGGGAGCTTTGGAGCGATAAAATTTGATGAGATTATTTACGCACAATCAAAGGTAACGGGTGCTTGGGGGCTTAAAGCAGCACAACGCACGGATTTAACATGGTATAACGGCATAACCCCCGGTGATAGTGGCTCAGCATTTTATATCTACAATCAAAAAGAGAAAAAGTGGCAAGTTTTTGGCGTTACTTCATCGGCGGACTTATTGGGTGCTGGATATGCCGGTGTGGCAATAGCGACTAAAGCAGATTTTGAGAAGTTTAAAAAGGAACATGAACAGGCTTTGGATTTAGGGGGGAATTCATGGACTTATGAAAGCAATGGCTTTCAAAATGGACGATGGACGGGCAAACAAAACGATAAAGACATAGTCTTTAGTGGTGGTGGGAATCTTACAGCAAAGGAAAATATACGACTGGCAGATAGCGGAAATATCGGTGGCTTTGTATTTAAAGCAAAAGAGGGGCAAAGCGAAACCATATATAAAGTTACAAGCGGCAGTGCTAACGGCAATAGTCAAGCCAATGGCGGTATATTTGGCTTTGATGGTGCAGGGCTTGATATTGATGAAAAGGTAAAGGTAGAGTGGGAGCTAGGCTTTGTAAATGGTAAAACAGGGGTAAATGACTCTTTACATAAAGTCGGTAAAGGCACACTAGTCATTAAAACTAAATATACACAAACCCCAAGCGAGAATAAATACGGCTATTTACGCGTAGGCGACGGAAAAGTCATCTTTGATACTGATTCTCAAGCCTTTAATGGCGTATATCTCACAAGTGGGCGTGGGACTTTAGAGCTAGTAAAGGGCAAAGCACAAGCCTTTGGTGCGGAATATAAACCACCGAAACTGGATACAGATTTTCAAAACCATTTTGAATTAAAACAAGACACAACAGAAAATCTTGGAATCTACTTTGGCAATGGCGGTGGGAACTTAGACTTAAAGGGTAACACGCTAACACTAAATACTATCTCTAGTAACGACGCCTTTGCAAATATTATAAATACTGAAACGGGAGATACTAATAAAAGCAATATAGTCATAGAGGGTTACGGCTACGGCACAGATAAAAATAAAACACAAGAAAAAGCGGATACCATTATCCATGCAAGTTTTGGACAAAGCACAGATTCCAAAAAAGATAATTCAAGCAGTAACAATAATATAAACCTTATCTATAAAGGCGATGATAAACCATTAACAGATGAGAACAAAGCTGCACTAATCTTTGATGGGAATGTGAATGTCAAGGGGTTACAAGTAGATGATGGTAAAGTCGTGCTGCAAGGACACCCTACAACTCATGCATATATTAGAGAAGATATAATGGTGAGTCTCGGCAGCTCAAGCGTAAAACATAATCTTTTGGAACTTGTAAAAAAAGCAGAAGGCAGTCTGTTGCCTAGCTGGATGGACTTAAGTCGCCCTAGCACACTAGAGCAGCCCGACTGGGATCATAGAGTGTTTAAAATCGGCAAAGTCGATCTTAAAAACTCAAACCTTGATATAGGTAGAGAAGCAACACTTGAAGCAGACATTAAAGCAGACAATCAATCTACTATAAACTTTGGCGGAAATATAAAACACTATATTGATAAAAAGGACGGCGAAAACACCACCGGCAATGGCTTTGAGTATCAGCAACAAGTAGAGAAAAAAGAACTTTCAATAGAAAGTCAAAAAATTGCAAATCAAACAATCCACTTTAAAGGCAGTATTGAAGCGGACGGCACAAAGATAAACTCAAGCATTTATGACTTTAACGCTAAGCTTGATTTGAAAAATAAGGCAAGTTTAAAGGCAGACTTTTTAACACTTGATAGAGAAGCACATAAAACTGACGCAATCTTAAAAATTGATAAGGACAGCACCGCTGAAGTTAAGAATCTTATCTTTAAAGGTTTAAAAGGGAATGGCAATGACAACAATATTATTACTGGAAACAATGGCGGAACAAACGGCAATGGCAAACTAAGCGTTACAGAATCTCTAGGCTTTGAGAAATCTACTTTTAACTTAGATAATCTCTCTTCTTTGGGTAGCTTTGATAAAAAAACAAATTATGATCTTTTTGTAAAAGATAAATCAAATATTACCGGCACAAGCACAGATATTACCGGCAATGTCGGCGTAATGAATGAATCTAGCCTAACCCTAAAATCTATCACGCTAAAAGATATACAAAACGGCACAAAAGATATACAAGATTCCAATATTAAAAACTCTATCTTAGTAGAGGGTAAAAACTCAAAGCTTGAAGTAAGCGACAAAATCACTTCGCAAAACCAAGATAACACGCTAATCATTGTCGATGGATTCAAAGAGACAACAGGCGGTGGGACACGCGATATAGTGCAAGGCACAAGGCAAGAAGTTATACGCGAAGCGACTTTAAAAACCACGCAAGGCATTGAACTCACCGGCACAACTCAACGCGGACTAGATACGCAATGTAATGGTAAAAGCGGGGTAGATTGCTTTGCTGATGAATCTATGAATGGTAAGATTAGCAATATCGTGCTAACAACTGGGGGAAAAATAGATTCTAACCTAAAAGCGACAAATTTACAGCTGAATGTCAATGTAGATAAAGATTCTAGCTTTTTGGGGAATGGTAAGAAGTTAGAATCTAATAATTCAAGCGTGGCGTTAAACTTTGAGTTAGGCGGTAAAGAACAAGAGTTTAATATTGACGCTAAAGGAAAAAGCCATATCACGCTAACAGCCCACGCTAAAGAATCTCTCACAAAAGATTCTGAAGCTTTTGGCAAAGCTTTGCAAGATTCACAATATAAAGGTGCTATCACAGCAAGTGATGGCTCTAAAATAGATTCTAATCTTAGCAATATTACTGCAAGTGTGGATTTGAAAGGTGGAGCTAGTCTCAATATCGCAGAGGGTGGAATCTTAACACTGAAAGATAACTTTAATAGCATTAAATTAGATGGAGAAAATACAGCATTAAATGCTAATACAATCATTGCGGATAATTTAAGCAGCATAACATTTGATATAAAAGATACAGCGAAATTTAATGTTACAAATTTTGTATTTAAAAATGGGAGTGTAGAAGCTCAAAAATTCTACGGCGAAAATGTATGGCTACAAGATTCTGCAAATGTAACGCTTAAAGGCACAGATGGAATCAAGCATAATCTCTATATAGCTGATAACTCAACTTTTAAGACAGATTCTAATAATGCTTTGAAAATTGATAAAGGTGGTGATACTAAGATTCAAACCGAGATAGGCTCAAAGCTAGAGATTAAAAAGCTTGAAGCAACTAGTGGAAGTAATGTATATATTGCCCTTGATTTAGAAAAAGTAAATGAGAATCCTTTGACAAAGCAAGTTACACAAAGCACACAAAAAAACTTTGATATTGACGCAAAAGGTGGTAGCAATGTCTATGTCAATAGCTGGGATATGAATCGCGAGGGCTTTGGAAATAATGGTAATAATACAACAAGCCTTACAACTGACGCAGATTCTAGAATCCACTTTGGAATCTTAAAGCACGATATGGCAAAACAAAATCATATCACTTCGCCTATACAAGCAAATCTTTCTATCTCGCAAAGCTTGACTTTAGAGCATGTGGGCAAACCTACTCAAAACAATAAGCCTATATCAAATATGGCAAGTAATAGTGCGAACTCAAGAGATATTACAAGCGAAAATGCTACAAACCCTACAAATCAAGCATATTCAGAATCTGACCCTGCAAAACTTGCCGCACAAGCAGGCACAAATGATGATAGATTCCATGCGTTGAAATTGCAAGGTAATACTATGGGGCAAGACGGAGTGGTGCAAAATGATGGTAAAAATCTCACGCTAGATAATGGCACACGCATTGATGTAAAGCTAGATGAAAGCATAAAAGCACCAAATGGTAGCGGTAATGGCAATGGAGACTTTCAGCTCAATAAATACTACACACTTATTTCTGCTGGAAGCATTACGGATAATCGCACGGATAAGAGAATCTATTTTGAATTTGCGGAGAATAACACGCCGTTATATTGGGTTACTATCGTAGAAGATGGACAAGTAAAAGTGAAATTTACCAAAGAAGATCCTAGTAGCTACAATGAGTTAAAAAACTATATCAATGATGATAAATTGCTAGAGATTGTCATACAGCATAATCCTAAAAATGATTTCGTGCAAATGGCAGGTATGGCAAATCAACACCAAGAGTTAAATAGCTATCTTGCAGGTGTAAATCAAAATATGAATAACATGGCTACAAACAATGGCTCTGCGATGAGTAATAAAGTCCTATACGCAAATAATGAAGCGATAAATACAAGGGTTATGCAGGTAAAAGTCATGCAGCCTACCTTTTCAAAATATAAGCTAGTGATGAATACCGCACAAAACACACAGGCAAACGCAGAGGTAGCAAGTGATACAGAGCCTAGTGCCTTTGATGAAATACGCATGATTATAGAATCTATCGAAGAACAGAGAAAAAAGAATAATGCGTGGGTAAATGTCGGTGGCGGCTACTTTGGACAAAGTGGTGGGAATCTCGTGTTTTATGGCACAAACTTAGGCTATGATAGACTCTTTAGCTTTGGTAGTAATGACTACTTAATCGGTGCTATGGCTGGTATCGGTGGGTCAAACTATAGCCTTAGTGGTATCAAAGATACTTCGTTGTTTTATAATGTCGGATTCTATGTCAATACTGATATACAAGAAGTGCATGAAGTCCAAAGCAATATGAACTTTAGCTATATGGATAGCAATAAAACTATAGAATCTCAAAATAACATGCCAAGTGATAGCATGAGAGCTGGGACATTTGGCTGGTTGTGGAGCTCGTATTATAAGTATAAGTTTGACTTTGGGACACTTGGAGAGTTTAAGCAGGTGTTAAAGCCAGTGGGGCTTATTAATATCGGCTTTAATGGTATCGGTGCGTTTAGTGGCACGACTTATAAGCAAAAAGCATATAATGATTTTAATCTTGCGATTGGGGCTGGTGTGGAATATAGCATTGTAAAAGAGAATGCGATATATAGCGCACAAGTCATCGCAAAGCAAGGGGTGTATAGCTCTGGTGATCAAATCTTTGTAAGCCTTAGCAACGCACAAAACTTTATGGGCTATGATTTGCGTAATAATACGCTTGGCTTTCAGCTGAATTTCACTGGGTATAATAAGTTTGACTATGATTTATCCCTGCAGTATGGAATCTCTAGCCTATTTGATATACAAGGTAACTTTGGTGTTAAAGGTGATGTGAGATTGCAGTATAAGTTTTAG
- a CDS encoding DUF815 domain-containing protein translates to MLGFNDLLNLFSTDIEWNTHKAAVFRYSHGFCYFHAIERLPKIDAQKLIGVRENYELLENNTRNFCENSPAANALLWGARGCGKSSIVKAVCYEYANKYPNLRVLEVESKDIAILPLLFDCMRLLREYKFIVFCDDLTFNANTSTYHGLKSTLDGSMEQQAENILIYATSNLRHLMPEKADLNMLHTQDSIHEVLALSDRFPLQIGFYDNGQKEYLEILEHLIREENSDLSQEMITYIMQEIKQDSLNFATKIGNRNPRTAKSYYALNHARILNFIKTKND, encoded by the coding sequence ATGCTTGGTTTTAATGACTTATTGAATCTATTTAGCACAGACATAGAGTGGAATACACATAAAGCCGCAGTGTTTCGCTACTCACATGGTTTTTGCTATTTTCATGCGATAGAGAGATTGCCAAAGATAGACGCACAAAAGCTAATAGGCGTGAGAGAAAATTATGAGTTATTAGAAAATAATACAAGAAATTTCTGTGAAAATAGCCCTGCTGCAAATGCACTTTTATGGGGTGCAAGGGGCTGTGGTAAAAGCTCTATTGTAAAAGCGGTATGCTATGAATACGCAAATAAATATCCAAATCTTCGTGTGCTTGAGGTTGAGAGTAAAGATATTGCGATTTTGCCGCTTTTATTTGATTGTATGCGTTTGCTTAGGGAATATAAATTCATTGTGTTTTGCGATGACTTGACTTTTAATGCAAATACTTCCACATATCATGGGTTAAAAAGCACACTTGATGGTTCTATGGAGCAACAAGCAGAAAATATACTCATATATGCTACTTCAAATCTGCGGCATTTAATGCCAGAAAAGGCGGATTTAAACATGCTGCATACACAAGATTCTATACATGAAGTCCTTGCTTTAAGCGATAGATTCCCATTGCAGATTGGCTTTTATGACAATGGGCAAAAAGAGTATTTAGAAATACTAGAGCATTTAATAAGAGAAGAAAATAGCGATTTATCACAAGAGATGATAACATATATCATGCAAGAAATAAAGCAAGATTCTCTAAACTTTGCTACAAAAATTGGCAATAGAAATCCACGCACAGCAAAAAGCTACTATGCCCTAAATCATGCTAGAATCCTAAATTTCATAAAGACTAAGAATGACTAA
- a CDS encoding laccase domain-containing protein encodes MQKDFFTSQNSKLFCNTGLHFVLTNRYHGVSNAPYNNLNLAYHVGDNLESVKKNRAYIMQKYYENKTLLYLNQIHSNTIFTIRENRGILESTPLWVGAGFGVHFNKKLDSVTKYHVEQSKVSNIESKKDISCLRTQYDNL; translated from the coding sequence ATGCAAAAAGATTTTTTTACAAGTCAAAATAGTAAGCTTTTTTGCAACACAGGATTACATTTTGTGCTAACAAATCGCTATCATGGCGTAAGTAATGCCCCATATAATAATCTCAATCTCGCCTATCATGTCGGTGATAACTTAGAATCTGTAAAGAAAAATCGAGCATATATCATGCAAAAATACTATGAAAATAAAACGCTTTTGTATCTTAATCAAATCCATTCTAATACTATCTTTACTATACGAGAAAATAGGGGTATATTAGAATCTACACCTTTATGGGTGGGTGCAGGGTTTGGGGTGCATTTTAACAAGAAATTAGATTCTGTAACAAAATATCATGTTGAGCAAAGCAAGGTATCTAATATAGAATCTAAAAAAGATATTTCGTGCTTACGCACTCAATATGACAATTTATAG
- a CDS encoding flavin reductase family protein gives MLLDISTSTPLANYKILSNSITPRPIAWISTKSNADIINLTPFSFFAPLCATPMIFGISIMNKSNGDMKDTLLNAKLTKKATICTVQPDFLESMQQTSTELPYNISEASTYKIPTIEIAKDYPPCVEGVKVAFFCDFKDILQFSQTCSTLILQAQKVFIDDELYSESLNFSLQNVGRCGKGFI, from the coding sequence ATGTTGCTTGATATTTCCACCTCAACACCACTTGCAAACTATAAGATTCTAAGCAATTCTATCACACCACGACCCATTGCATGGATAAGCACAAAGAGTAATGCCGACATAATAAACCTTACACCATTTAGCTTTTTTGCACCACTTTGTGCTACACCTATGATATTTGGTATAAGCATTATGAATAAGAGTAATGGCGATATGAAGGATACCTTGCTGAATGCAAAACTCACAAAAAAGGCGACAATATGCACGGTGCAACCAGACTTCTTAGAATCAATGCAGCAAACAAGCACAGAATTGCCTTATAATATAAGTGAAGCATCAACCTATAAGATTCCAACAATAGAGATTGCAAAAGATTATCCCCCATGTGTTGAAGGTGTGAAAGTTGCATTTTTCTGTGATTTTAAGGATATTTTGCAGTTTAGCCAAACTTGTTCTACTTTGATTTTACAAGCACAAAAAGTTTTTATTGATGATGAATTATATAGCGAATCTCTAAACTTTTCCCTGCAAAATGTTGGTCGCTGTGGCAAGGGATTTATATAA